The nucleotide window CCGAGAGTGGATGTTCCGGTGCTGAATGGATAGAAAGGACGCATTTTCCAGCTTGTCGCGTAATCAAGATAAACATGGGAAAATATAGCTGCAAAGCCGGCAGCTGTAAATAAGCGGTCTTTTGTTTTAAGCCAGATTAAAAACGTGACAAGCAGAATGAAAAGGATTGAATGAAGAAATTCCCTATGGCCGAACAGGTAAAAGAGCTGGTTTCGAGTTTCGTGGCTTACGCTGCCACCAAGAAGGGCAAATATAATGTATGGAATAAAATCCAGGTCAGGAAGGATTGCCAGAAATCCGAGAACGTTTCGCTTTTTTCCTTTGAAGCCAAGAGTAAGGGCAATCAGAAGGCCGACTCCCAGGTGGGAAAGTGTATTTACCATTTGTCTTCTTCCTGACTGATTTTTTATTTTTATTTTTAGTGAAGTCCAGGTATTTTATTCAATACTTTGGATAAATTTCTGGAAAAATCTCTTATAGTTTGCATCTTTTACCTTTAAATAGATGTAATGTATAATTATATTTTGCATCTGGAATTGCCATACGGCAATTTAGTGTGTGTTTAACAAAATAAAATAGCAGAGTCGCCCTAAACAGAATCGTTTTAATTGCAAAGTTCTGTTAAATCATTAAGGGGAAAACTGGTTAGCAGCTTTGTATGGAGCTTTTTAAACTGGAGTTTGAAGCCGGAGGCTTAAGTCAGTACATGAACTCAGTGTAAATCAAATTCCATAGATAAGTTCTGTAGATAAACTCTAGGTATAAGTTCCATGTATATATTCCGTGATAAGTTCCATGATAAATTCCACGGATAAATTCCACGGATAAATTCCACAGATAGATTTTACAGATAAATCTCGTGTGGACTCGTTCCAAACAAACTTTGCAAAACCAGCAATAAGGAATAGGGGAAAATAATATGGATAAAGGGTTATATAAATTACCAGATTTGAAGTATGGCTATTCAGACCTTGAACCTTACATTTCCGAAGAACAGCTACGCATCCACCATGACAAACATCATCAAGCTTATGTGAACAATGCAAACTCACTCATAGAAATGATGGACAAGGCAAGAAAAGAAGGGACCGACTTTGATTATAAGGCAACTGCAAAGGCCCTGTCTTTTAATCTGGCTGGCCATGTCCTTCATGATTACTTCTGGTGGGAGATGACTCCCGAAAGCAACTCAAGCAAAGAGCCTGTCGGAGAATTGTCTGAAGTAATCAAAGAAGATTTCGGAGGCTTTGACAGGTTTAAAAAGGAATTTTCCCAGGTAGCATCAAGCGTGGAAGGATCAGGGTGGGCGGCATTAACCTACTGTAAAGATACTGAAAGGCTCATGATCATGCAGATAGAAAAGCATAATGTAAATTTGGTCCCTGATTATCCGATTATTATGGATCTGGATACTTGGGAGCACGCTTACTATATTGATTATCGCAATGATAGAGCAAAATTTATAGAAGCCTTCTGGAACATAGTAGATTGGGAAGAAATCGACAAGTACTTTAAGAAAATGAGGAAATAACCAAGAAGTTATTTCTTACACTCGCCTAATTAAGATAAAATTTTCCGATTACTTTTTGATTTGAAAGTAGTCGGAATATTCAATTTAATTCGAAAATTCTTTTTAAACGGTGAAATTTCATTTTATCAGTGAAATTTCATTCAGTTGTGAAACTTCATTTAGTCATTAACAAAATTATTTTTATTGAAAGAGAACGACACAATTCCTAACAATTCATAATTTAGTGCATCGATTCCTAATTGATTCCTCTTTCTTTTAGATTATAGTTCTTCCAGGCACTTCGTTCCGCTCTTGAGTTTTATATTTCCATTTAAAAATGACCGTCTTTTCGTTTACTTGGTTTATATATTGGCTAAATCTTTCTTCTAATTTTTTTATTGATTCAACTTATTCCTCTCAATAAGCTTCTTGTCATTTTGCTGAAAAAAACTTTCAATTATATTTAGCCACGAAGTATTTTTGGGTGTGAACACAAATTCAA belongs to Methanosarcina barkeri 3 and includes:
- a CDS encoding superoxide dismutase, encoding MDKGLYKLPDLKYGYSDLEPYISEEQLRIHHDKHHQAYVNNANSLIEMMDKARKEGTDFDYKATAKALSFNLAGHVLHDYFWWEMTPESNSSKEPVGELSEVIKEDFGGFDRFKKEFSQVASSVEGSGWAALTYCKDTERLMIMQIEKHNVNLVPDYPIIMDLDTWEHAYYIDYRNDRAKFIEAFWNIVDWEEIDKYFKKMRK
- a CDS encoding transposase produces the protein MIATKVHTSRETRKYLEIVPDKFEFVFTPKNTSWLNIIESFFQQNDKKLIERNKLNQ